The window GCGGGCATCCTGGCAACCAGTGCCGCCAGGTAACCAAGCGGCATCGATTTCTCGTGAGGTCTCCAATCGTTGCGACCTTCGGGCACGCGCTCCAGCGCATGGCGAGTCCCTTCGGCTTCACGTTCCAATTGTGCTAAGAACAGCTCAGTCAGCTTCATCTGCAGCCTCTTTCTTCGATCTTTCGAATCGACCAATAAAATCGCCACTCCGGCACTGTAGCCGTCCATTTATGACAGCTCATGTCATAATTCCGCCCAAATAATCCTTGGCGGTCGAAGAGGGCAGGTTCATGAGAGCCGATCGTTTACTTTCTGCCGTGATGTTGTTGCAAGCGCACGGACGGATGTCCGGTCGTGAGCTGGCCAAGAGGCTTGAGGTCTCGATGCGTACGCTGCACCGCGATATGGACGCACTAAGCGCTGCCGGCGTGCCGGTCTTTGCGCTGCGCGGTGCACGCGGTGGGTGGCAGCTCGATGAAGATTGGCGAACGCAAGTCCCGGGCCTAGATGAAGCTGAACTGCGAGCCCTGCTCATGGCCCAGCCGAGAGTGATCGGCGACGCTCGACTCGCGGCCGCAGCCGAGAGCGCTTTAGCGAAGCTGCTCGCTTCGTTGCCGAATTCGATGAGGCAAAAGGCAGCATCAATTCAGCAGCGGCTCTTCGTAGATACCACGGGCTGGCGAGGAACGCCAGAAAACCTCTCCACGCTGCCGATCGTGCAGGACGCCGTCTCGCGTGACCGCAAACTTAAGATCCGCTACGCGAAGAATGGTCGCGAGAGTGAGGACCGAATCATCGATCCGCTCGGGCTGGTGGCAAAGAGCGGAACGTGGTACCTGGTTGCGAATACACAGGCGGGACTGCGGACGTTTCGTGTCTCCCGCATCGAAAAAGCGAATTTGCTCGAGCAGAGAAGCGAGCGCCCCAGCGATTTCGACCTCGCTAAGTACTGGCGGTCGTCGGCTCAGCGATTTCGCGATGGCTGGCCTCACTTCGATGCCGTTCTGCGGCTGCATCCGGAGTGCGCAAAGCAAATGAAGAGATGGCACATGGCCACTGAAGACGGGCGCGGTCCGGATGCCGATGGGTGGTTCACGATGAATGTGCGCTTCGACGACGAAGATCAGGCCTGCTTTCTGGTGCTCGCACAAGGGGCGCGTGTCGATGTAATAGAGCCGTTGAGTCTTCGTAAACGTGTCGCAGCGGAATTAACGGCGGCGCTCGAACGTGTGCACAGATTGGAAACAGTGATTCTGGAAGCTCACGCCTAGCGGCTGCTCAAGAATGATTACCAGATATTACGGTCGTTTCGAAGTGTTAGCTCTCGCTAGCGACTCTGGTTTCAGAATGGAACAGTGAGGTATATGCAGAAAAGATTTTATAGCCTTGCAATTTTCCTGCTGGGCATCTCCGCACTATCCTGCGCCGTGTATGCCCAAACTTCTTCGTCGCCTTCAACCCAGAAAGAAGCCAGAATGACCCATCACGCCACCGGACCGTTTGACGTCAAGCTCAATCCGCTACCCGCCTATAACGACGACAAGGATTTCGGCAGAATGTCGATCGACAAGCAGTTTCACGGAGACCTTGAAGCCAGCAGCAAAGGCGAGATGCTTGCTTATGCCAGACTTGCCTACGTTGCTCTCGAGAAGGTAACAGGATCTCTGAGAGGACACACAGGAACATTTGTTCTGCAACACGAGGCCACAATGGTTAATGGCACGCCCACCCTGACGATCACGGTTGTACCCACGTCCGGAACCGGTCAACTCACTGGTCTCGAAGGTAAGATGAATATCATTATTGCCCCGGATGGAAAGCACTCCTACGACTTCGAATACACGCTGCCCGAATCACAGTGACTTTGGAGCACTGGAAGTGCGCACATTCCGTAGCTTCAACCCGTGTACTGGTCACAATTCTTCTCATCTGGCAGCAAATGTACGTCCTGACACCTTAGAATCAGTGACTGCAAACCTAACTCTCCGGAGAACTGGCGAATGAAGAAACACATAGTGGTCCTGCTGTTGTCCGTGGTTCCCGTTTTTGCACAAAATAAGAAGCCCACCAACCTTCGCGACGTGCTGCTCGCAGAACTCAAATCAACCCACAACAGCGAAGAGTGGTTCGTGCCGGCGAACATCGCCGTGAAGGGCCTCACGGCGGAGCAGGCCAAATGGACCGACGGCAAGGGAAACCACTCGGTCGGGCAGCTTGCCTATCACCTCGTGTTCTGGAATCGGCAGAGCCTGGCGAAACTGAAAGGTGAGAAGCCGGAGAAGTTCAGCGGCAACAACGATGACACCTTCAATAACTTCGACGAGAAGAGCTGGAACGATGTGGTGCAACAACTCGATCAAGTCCTGGCCGATTTGGAAAAATGGGTTGAGACCGCCGATGAAGCCAAAGTAAAGGAAAACGCCCAGTTATTTACTCACATCAGCACGCATAATGCGTACCACATCGGCCAGATCATCTACGTGCGCAAAGAACAAGGCTCCTGGGACCCAAAGAACGGAGTGAAATAGACACTTGAAGTAAATCTTGTGAGCTTCAAGCGAGTTGCGGCGTTGTACGACGTCCATGGCAATCTGCCTGCGCTGGAGGCAGTGCTGGACGAGCTTCGCCGCGAGGACGTGGACCAGATTGTCATCGGAGGAGATGTATTTCCTGGACCAATGGCCATCGAGGCGTTCGCACGAGTTCGGAGCCTTGAACAACCAACCGAGTTTATTTTCGGGAATTGCGAAGCAGCCCTCCTCACCGCATGCGAAGGCAGGGACCCGGGACGAATGCCAGAGTCGGCAAAAATGTCGATGCGCTGGTGTGCAGCCCAGATCAGCGCGTCGGACGAGCACGTATTGCGTTCATGGCCGCGAACGCTTACCGAGAACATCGAGGGCCTGGGGGAAGTTCTCTTTTGCCATGGGACGCCACGAAATGAAAACGAGATTTTCACTCGTCTTACTCCCGAAAGTGCGGTGTTACCGGCGTTCGCCGGAGTGGAAGCAGGAGTAGTAGTCTGCGGCCACACGCACATGCAGTTCGATCGCACGATAGGTAACGTTCGCGTACTGAATGCGGGCAGCGTAGGCATGCCCTTCGGAAAAACAGGTGCAGACTGGTTGCTGCTCGGACCCGGCGTCGAGCTACGCCATACCGACTACGACCTGCCGCGAGCCGCGGCGCGCGTACGTGGCACTGCCTATCCTGAGGCAGAGGAGTTTGCAGCGAAGTACGTGCTGAGTTCCCCCAGCGAAGCTTCGATGTTGGAGCTATTTACTCAGCATGGAATGAGCTGAAATCGTGGAATCCAGAGCGGGAATTTCCTTCGATGTTTGAACCCGTGCATGGTTCGACCCCCGCCATAGCAGGCAAAAGAATCGCCAATCCTCTCGCGCAAATCTGGTCAGGCGCGATGATGCTCGAACATCTTGGCGAGGGGGCTGCCTTAGAGATAGAAAAGGCTATCGAAACCGTGATTGCAGCGAGTGAACCAAAGACTCCAGATCTGGGTGGAAATGCAACAACGCAGGACTTGGGAAGCGCAATTCTTGCCGAGGTCGCTCACGCAAAGGGCGCTACAGACGCGGGTGCTCTCAGATAGATCTAGACAACCTTGCCGTGCTGATTTGCACGTCCTCAATTTGGACAAAGAAAAACGGCGTCTCACGACGCCGTTAACGAAGTTTGACAGGTTCAGGCCACCCGTCGCAAATTCGACGACGTGTCGCCTCTTCCTCGCCCTCGGCCGGTAATCGCTCTGAATATTGCTGTGAGGATCACGGCTCCAATCACGGCTACGATGATGGTGTAGATCATGCCGCCTTGCGCGGAAAATCCGATCGCACGCATGATCCAGCCTCCAATAACCCCGCCAATGATTCCCAAAATGATATCGCCGAGCGCGCCATAACCTGCGCCGCGCATGATTTTGCCCGTAATCCAGCCGGCGATGAGACCGACTATGATCCACCAAATTACCCCGTGCATTCTGTGTTCCTCCCTGGAAAGCTTTTGAGGGTTAGATGGGTTGAGCGAATGCGAGGATGACAGGCAAGCTTCTGAGCTGCTGAGCTTCTAAGCTCCTAAGCTTCGAGAATCGGTGCACCATCAATGAAGATGCCTGTAAAAACACCATGCAGCGCCAGTGTTGTTGCACTATGAAGGGAGAGGACTAACGTGCTTACAAGGTTAGGAGCTGAGCAGCTTAGAAGCTTAGGAGCTCTTCTTCATTTCATCCCACACACGCCAGAACTGTTGCATCTCGTTCGGCTTCCCGAAAGACACGCGGACGAAGTTATCCATGAGCGGAAATTTTCGTCCTACTAAGATTCCGTTCTGCTTGAAGTAGCTGTTCACTGCGTGGGCAGGACGTCCAGCATCAATCATTGCGAAGTTTGCGTAAGAGGGAATAGCTTTCAGATTCCGTCGTGAGGCTTGCGCAAAAAATTCCTGTCGGTCAGCTGTATTACGACGAACTGCGGTCTGCATTTCGTCCGTATCTTCAAGAGCAGCGAGTCCGGCCTGAGCTGCTGCCATGTTGACATTGTCCTGAGTTTGGAAGCGACGCAAGCGTTCCGCGGTTTCGATCGAAGTCACGCCGTACCCAAGGCGCATGCCCGCCATGCCATACACCTTCGAGAACGTCCGCGCGACGATCAGGCGCGGATTGTCGATTGGCTGATCGAGAAACGAACTGTACTCAGGGGCGCCGACTGCGAAATGATGATATGCCTCGTCAATGAGAATGTACGTGTTCTCCGGCAGTTTAGAGATAAAGGTATCGAGATCTTTGCGTGGAGTGAGACTCGCCGTGGGATTGTTGGGATTACACACATGCACCAACGATGGCGCGCTCTGCGCCTGGGACAGCATCGCATCAATATCGTTGGCGTAGCTGCTCGTCAGCGGAATCTTTACGACCTCTGCGCCCGCTGCATCGGCGTAGGAAGCGATCGCCTCGAACGTCGGCCACCCAGTAATAAGTCTCTTACCGGGTCCGAGGAACGCAGCCGCGGAGACTCGCAGAATTTCTGTCGATCCGCAACCTGTCACTACCTGCTGCGGCTTGATCTTGTGCAGATCGGCGATAGCCCATACCAGCGCATCGTAATCGAAATCAGGATAGCGATTTGCCCAACCGAGCGCCTGCTGCATTACGGCGACGGTCTTCGGCAGAGGTCCGTAAGCGTTCTCGTTGCTGTTCAGCAGAATGGCATTCGCACGCGCAGCTCCGAGTGCCGTTTTGGCGCCAACCGCCTGGGCATGTCGCGAGGGCTCGAAGGCGTTGAGCGCGGATGGTAACGACCCGAGCGCAGCGCCAGCCGCAGCGCCAAATCCGAGCGAGTGGAGAAATCGCCGACGCGTAATCATCGAAAGCCGTTCCGGACAGGACAAAGAACCAACAACTTACGACCAAGGCCGTTCACGAGCTTTGACGGTCCTGTGTGCGCCATCCTAAACCACGCAGGATTGTAGCGCCGTTATAGCAGTGCGGTCGATGGAAGCTTTAGCCGACTTTGGAAACCAGATGGGGCAGGCGCTCCCTCAGCCCCGTGGGCGAATCGAACGTGACTCGCTTCAGAACTGCATCTGCTAACTGTAGATAATGATTTTGCGAGCCTTCCGGAGGGGAAGATGTCATTTTCCAAAGCGGCTGCGGCCTCATTTTTCGCCGCGCTAGAGAGGTGGGAAGATTAGCGGTGTCGATCCAGAGCCTCGGAGTCCTTTGTTTCTGGAGGGGCTTCACTGCAGCATGCGTCTTCCTCTTGGCCATTGGACCTGGTATGCCCGGAGAACTCCCACGGCATCCCAAGTGCGATGCCCCAGGAGCGACTCTGGTTGGACATCTTTCATGACAAACCTGTGGAAAAACTCCGGCTTGAGTAGCATCGGAAAGCCTTCCAAGGCCGGTGGCAGCGCGCAAGCAAGGGGCCTGCATGAATAAGCAAATCGAGTTTGCGCTGTTCGTGGTCGTTGGCATCGTCTTCTATTCGGCTGTACGCCTGATGTTTACCCGCAAAGACAAAGGCAAATTGGGCGACTATGCTCCGCTCGATCCCAGGCTCGAACGCCGATTCGACCACGCATTCGCCGGTTCCTCGCGCGCCGCACGAGAAGCCGATCTGGCACCCGTCTCCGACCACCTCGGACGCGTGCGGGTGACCCAGTTCAACTTCGAGCACTTCGACGCCGCTCCCGGGCCTCCTGATCCTGATTGCTTCGCCGACGAATTGATCATCGAGCTTTACGACTCGGCTTCAGACTTTCGCTGGACAGTGACTTACGTCGTGGCTACGCCCGCCGGTATTCGCAAACGTATGGATGATGAGCAGTGGAATTTCCTGTACGCCACCGAGATCTTCATTGTGCGCACGTACAATCTGGAAACGATTCGGCGTGCGGTCTACGGAAGGATTCGGGAGATTCATGACCAGGTCGCCCTCGATCCCGAGGAGCCTCCCACCTACACGCGGTAAAGCTGGAATGTACCAAACCAGCAACTAACCACTCCTCACAAATCCACTGGGATGCCCTGCCTGCGGTGCTATGTTTTAGTTGCTCTGTCGGTTCCGTCGCTTCGTCTTTCGATGGAACAAAACTCGAAGCTCGTCCGCCTCTTCGCCGTACTGAGGACCATTGCCGACATCGGCCCCGTGGCGACGTCGGAGCGGGAGTTTTCCGATTCGGTCCGGCAAATCCTGGAGCGAGTCGCAATCGCGTTCGACGCCGAGCAGGCGGCGATCCTGCTGCTCGACGGCAACTTCACCAAGCTTACCTGCGTTGCCGCTCACGGATTTCCATCGCTGAGTCCCAATTCGGTACTGCCGCTCCTTGGAGCGCAGCCGCAAAACTGGCAGCAGGCGCGCGGGCCGCGTGCTCCCATTCGCCCGCAGGACATACAAGAGTTCTTCGGTTCTCAGGACCTTCCTTTCCTCTCTTCAATTCAATGCGTGGCGCCATTGCGCGTGAACACAGGCCCGGTGGGCATGCTCGTGCTGGGCGCGCGTTTAGGACGCGAGTCGTACGGCGCACCCGACATCGAATGCCTCGACATGCTCGCGCCACATCTGGCGCTAGTGTTGCACAACCATTCTCTGGCTGAGTCTCTCCGGCATCAGATCGCGGACAATCTGCGCTTGCTCAGCTCGCTTCATCATTCCTACGACGATGCTCTCGAAGCGTTCGCAACTACGATTGATTGCAAGGATCAGTACCTGCGTGGACATTCGGTACACGTCGCCCGCTTCGCTGCCGGGATTGCCGGCACGCTAGGCATGAATGAAGAAGAAGTGGCGGGAATCCGCGCTGCGGGTCATCTGCACGACATCGGCAAAGTAACCGTCGACAAGCAATTCTTCTCGAAGGCCTCGACACTGCGTCCTGAAGAATTTCGCGCAATCGCCGACCATACCGTGATGGGACATCAGATCGTCTCGTCCGTGCGTTTCCCGTGGCCACAAGTGCCCGAGGTGGTGCGCTGGCATCACGAGCGCGCCGACGGTTCCGGATACCCCGATCGCCTGCACAACGACGAGCTTCCGCTTTCGGTCCGCATCGTCGCGGTCGCGGATACGTTTGACGCCATGACCAGTGATCGTCCGTATCGGGCGTCGAGTTCGGTGGCGAGCGTCTGTCATGAGCTGGTTCGATTGTCGCCGACGAAGTTTGATTCTAGCGTAGTTCAGGCCCTGCTCGTGCATTTGCGGCGCGATGTGGAAGGCAAAAGCGAGACCCGCTTGTTGCCGCCGCAGCGTACAACGCAGATTACGACTGCGGATCTCGATCGGTTGTCATGCGATTTGGTCGGCAGATTGACGGGGCATCGCGCGTATTCGGCGTAAGGTCGGAGTCGCCGCCTAATTTGTCGAAGTTTTGCAGGATCAGATTTTTGGATTTGTTTGGCATGACGTTGCTCATGCCTTTTTCATAACTGGGAAACTTTGTACTCGATCGAAGAAATTTGTGACGCGATGATTGCCACCGGCACGGCGGCCGCGTTCTGCCGTACTGAGCAGGAATTTCTTCTTTGCGCTTTGCAGGCCGCTGGAGATCTTCTCGAAGTGGGCTGCTGCGCTTTCTATGCCACTCCGGGCTCGCCTTTCGATCATGTTGGCACTGTGCGCGTAAATCAGCGCGCCGGGAATGAACTGCAGATTCCCGATGCTCTGCCGCCCGCCTTCGCCGATCATGTGCGGCGCCAATCAGGACGAATCATCGTCTCGCGTGATTGGGACGCGCTCAGCACCATCCTTCCCAATTTCGACTTTGCGAGTTCGGCGTCGCTGTGGGTAAGCGTCGAGAACGAAGATCGCATCTTCGGCACCCTTGCTTTTTTCGATCACTGCTCGCGTCGCTTCGAGCGCACGCAGCAGAAGATTGCCGACTTGGTCGCAAACGTCGTCAAGCTCGGGCTCGAATCGCAGGTCGGACGCGACGCCATGCGCAGCAATGAAGCGGCTGCATATCACGAGTTTTCGAAATTGGTTGGCGGCATCGCGCGAGATTTGATCAACCCGTTGGCCGCAATCTTCGGCTACATCGAGTTACTCAAAGCGGAAACAATCGAGGGGCGCTCCACTCATCTGGTCGCGCGCATGGAAGAGCAGATTGAAAAAGCCAGGCGCGTGATCGCGGCGCTCTCCACCGTATCGGGACAACCGAGGTTCGCGCGTGTCGAAGCTCCAATCGCCGCTCCCAAGACGGAACTTACGCGTCCACGGCCTCTGCTCGTAAAGCGGCCTGAGACAGCCGAAGCCGCTCCGGTGTGGCAGCCGAACCCGTCTGAATCCGGCAGCTCGCGCATTCTGCTGATTCAGCGCAGCGAAGCCGTGCTGGAGTTTGAACGTTCGGTGTTGAGTGCATTGGGAGCAGAGATCGTCCCGGCACTCACCGCGAACGATGCCATTGATTTGCTTCGTACGAAGAAGATGGACGCTGTGATTCTCGACGAAGAGCTCGAAGAAAATTTCTCCAGCAAGCGCATGGTTTCATGGATTCGCGAGCATCGCCCCGAACTCGCCGATCGTATGCTGCTGACGGTATCGCGAAAACCGAACGCCGAAACTCGCGAAATTCTCGAAACCGCCATGTTGCCCCACGTCACCAAGCCGCTCGAAGTGCTCGAACTCTTTTCTCGAGCGCAGCAGGTTCTGCAGGCCAACCGAAACCCACAGATGCTGCAGTAGCCGCTGACGTTCGGTGCCGCATAAATATCATGAGTCTTAGTCCTTAGCTCTCTCATGAGAGTCTCATCCCTTCTAAACGCCTGGTCGGTCCGATTGTGCGGAGTGAGGCGAGTCATGATCGAGACACCCATTCCCTACCGCGAACGGTACCGAACTTGCGTCTTCTTAGTAAAATAAATTCGCGTTATGCCCACCGCATCAGAATCCATCGCACAACTACTTCAGGAATACACGACTAAAGCGAAACTTTCGATCGCCGCAGTTGAATCAGGAACCGATTTCACGGGAGCGCCGACGGCAAAATTGCAGCTGAAGTCTGCGACCGGAGTGACGCAGACCATCGAAACCAGTGAGCGCCTCGGCGCGGAGATCGAGCAGAAGCCCGCTCTCGGCGAAGAACTCGCCTCTTACTTCAAAACGTTGGCGAAGCGCATGTCCTCGCCGCGTCCTGATGTTTTCCTGACCCTGCACGGCCTGCCACTGTCGATGCAGCAGTTCACTTGGCCGTACCATCGCTCCACCTCAGGAGCAGATTCCTTCATCCTCCACGGAGTGGTTCAACTGGCTGAGCCGGGCAGTCCTCTTCACGCGAAGATCGCCGCCAGCCTGACCGTGACTTTCGCCGAAGTCCTTCCCACTTTGGAACAACCCTATGCCGAAGCCGTGACCTTCAATGCCATACGGAAGACGTTGGATCTCGGTCAACTGGAGCTGCTCAAGAGCGGCAATCGCCAGCCTGTGCCGGTGAGCACGCGCTATTACAGCTTCCGCCAGCAGCGCTTCATCTTCAGCGAGACTAGCGAAACCAAGCGCAACGAATTTCTCTGCTGCAAGGTCTATTGGATCAGCGCGCGTTTGGGTGAGCGTCAGCCGGCATGGATAGCCGATCCATTTGACGCCCAATACCTTGACTGCTCGATCGAAGATCTACGTGCTCGCGCGCGTGACCTGGCAAACCAGGGATGGCTCACGCTGGATGCCTCCGGCGAATATGCTGCCGCAACCGACAAATTAGCGGCCCAGTCAGGAGTGTTTGCGAAGCAGATGGAATCATCCCTTGCCCTGCTGAAGCCGAAGTTCAATGAGACCATGCGCAGCGGGCACACAAACATGTGACAGGGGTTAACACGAAGGTTACAAAGTTCGAAAAAGAAAGGTCACGAATAATTGCACATCGTGACCTTTCCTTTTTTAACCTTCGTGACCTTCGTGTTAACCCCGGATTTTACGCGGCGTCTTCTTTGCGGCGATTCTGGAACTCCTCGCACACGCTGCAACGACCTACAATCTTCGGCCGCTGGCGGCGCAGATTTTCTTCAAAGCGAGCCCAGCGCTGTCCCTGGCTGGCATCCGGATAGTTCGGCAGGCGGCCTTGCGTAGTCTGCGTTTCTTCTCCGCCGACGGTTGGATAGCTCGGCAGATCCGCATCATGTACGTTCCCCCGATGATGTGTTCGCCCTTCTACGTCTTCTGCATTAAAGATCGCATCGCCTTCAATGGTTTCTTCCACGACTTCCGAACGTGGATGATCGATGCGGTCATCGCCGCGATGAACGATATCTCTGGGACGAGCGTTTGTAACCACCTCGGTGGCCAGTCCCGACGAGCTGCCTGAAAGATTTGCGTTTTGCGCGGCCTCGGGCTTTGCGGGCATGTCTTTAATATCGCCGCGATCCGCATCGATCGCGTCGGGAACGAAGGTTAGACGTTCGTCGTCCGCGTTTCGGCCTACGCCTATCGGAGTAGTGTCCATCAGTCCGCTCTGGCGATGATGAATCGGGCTCTTGTATCCCGAAACGGGCTGACCAGTGCGCGTCGTGGGAGCGGGGCCTTCTGCCGGAAGGGTGTCGGGAACGAGGATGTTGGTGCCTCCAGCCTGATGCATCACCCCGCCGGTCTCCTCAAGTCCGGAGGCTTTGCGA is drawn from Terriglobales bacterium and contains these coding sequences:
- a CDS encoding histidinol-phosphate transaminase, producing the protein MITRRRFLHSLGFGAAAGAALGSLPSALNAFEPSRHAQAVGAKTALGAARANAILLNSNENAYGPLPKTVAVMQQALGWANRYPDFDYDALVWAIADLHKIKPQQVVTGCGSTEILRVSAAAFLGPGKRLITGWPTFEAIASYADAAGAEVVKIPLTSSYANDIDAMLSQAQSAPSLVHVCNPNNPTASLTPRKDLDTFISKLPENTYILIDEAYHHFAVGAPEYSSFLDQPIDNPRLIVARTFSKVYGMAGMRLGYGVTSIETAERLRRFQTQDNVNMAAAQAGLAALEDTDEMQTAVRRNTADRQEFFAQASRRNLKAIPSYANFAMIDAGRPAHAVNSYFKQNGILVGRKFPLMDNFVRVSFGKPNEMQQFWRVWDEMKKSS
- a CDS encoding YafY family protein → MRADRLLSAVMLLQAHGRMSGRELAKRLEVSMRTLHRDMDALSAAGVPVFALRGARGGWQLDEDWRTQVPGLDEAELRALLMAQPRVIGDARLAAAAESALAKLLASLPNSMRQKAASIQQRLFVDTTGWRGTPENLSTLPIVQDAVSRDRKLKIRYAKNGRESEDRIIDPLGLVAKSGTWYLVANTQAGLRTFRVSRIEKANLLEQRSERPSDFDLAKYWRSSAQRFRDGWPHFDAVLRLHPECAKQMKRWHMATEDGRGPDADGWFTMNVRFDDEDQACFLVLAQGARVDVIEPLSLRKRVAAELTAALERVHRLETVILEAHA
- a CDS encoding HD domain-containing phosphohydrolase, translated to MEQNSKLVRLFAVLRTIADIGPVATSEREFSDSVRQILERVAIAFDAEQAAILLLDGNFTKLTCVAAHGFPSLSPNSVLPLLGAQPQNWQQARGPRAPIRPQDIQEFFGSQDLPFLSSIQCVAPLRVNTGPVGMLVLGARLGRESYGAPDIECLDMLAPHLALVLHNHSLAESLRHQIADNLRLLSSLHHSYDDALEAFATTIDCKDQYLRGHSVHVARFAAGIAGTLGMNEEEVAGIRAAGHLHDIGKVTVDKQFFSKASTLRPEEFRAIADHTVMGHQIVSSVRFPWPQVPEVVRWHHERADGSGYPDRLHNDELPLSVRIVAVADTFDAMTSDRPYRASSSVASVCHELVRLSPTKFDSSVVQALLVHLRRDVEGKSETRLLPPQRTTQITTADLDRLSCDLVGRLTGHRAYSA
- a CDS encoding GlsB/YeaQ/YmgE family stress response membrane protein; its protein translation is MHGVIWWIIVGLIAGWITGKIMRGAGYGALGDIILGIIGGVIGGWIMRAIGFSAQGGMIYTIIVAVIGAVILTAIFRAITGRGRGRGDTSSNLRRVA
- a CDS encoding metallophosphoesterase family protein, with the translated sequence MSFKRVAALYDVHGNLPALEAVLDELRREDVDQIVIGGDVFPGPMAIEAFARVRSLEQPTEFIFGNCEAALLTACEGRDPGRMPESAKMSMRWCAAQISASDEHVLRSWPRTLTENIEGLGEVLFCHGTPRNENEIFTRLTPESAVLPAFAGVEAGVVVCGHTHMQFDRTIGNVRVLNAGSVGMPFGKTGADWLLLGPGVELRHTDYDLPRAAARVRGTAYPEAEEFAAKYVLSSPSEASMLELFTQHGMS
- a CDS encoding PRC-barrel domain-containing protein, with the protein product MSHVGTLRDFRFDNQADDIRGAALYGRDNEKLGKIDDVIFDHSTGQLRYVVVDTGGWLTSKHFLVAPERIRARSNKEDEYLTDLSRKQIETLPAYDESNLRDEKHWEEYEGDYRKASGLEETGGVMHQAGGTNILVPDTLPAEGPAPTTRTGQPVSGYKSPIHHRQSGLMDTTPIGVGRNADDERLTFVPDAIDADRGDIKDMPAKPEAAQNANLSGSSSGLATEVVTNARPRDIVHRGDDRIDHPRSEVVEETIEGDAIFNAEDVEGRTHHRGNVHDADLPSYPTVGGEETQTTQGRLPNYPDASQGQRWARFEENLRRQRPKIVGRCSVCEEFQNRRKEDAA
- a CDS encoding DinB family protein produces the protein MKKHIVVLLLSVVPVFAQNKKPTNLRDVLLAELKSTHNSEEWFVPANIAVKGLTAEQAKWTDGKGNHSVGQLAYHLVFWNRQSLAKLKGEKPEKFSGNNDDTFNNFDEKSWNDVVQQLDQVLADLEKWVETADEAKVKENAQLFTHISTHNAYHIGQIIYVRKEQGSWDPKNGVK
- a CDS encoding isocitrate/isopropylmalate family dehydrogenase; this encodes MFEPVHGSTPAIAGKRIANPLAQIWSGAMMLEHLGEGAALEIEKAIETVIAASEPKTPDLGGNATTQDLGSAILAEVAHAKGATDAGALR
- a CDS encoding DUF3224 domain-containing protein, translated to MTHHATGPFDVKLNPLPAYNDDKDFGRMSIDKQFHGDLEASSKGEMLAYARLAYVALEKVTGSLRGHTGTFVLQHEATMVNGTPTLTITVVPTSGTGQLTGLEGKMNIIIAPDGKHSYDFEYTLPESQ